One region of Elephas maximus indicus isolate mEleMax1 chromosome 23, mEleMax1 primary haplotype, whole genome shotgun sequence genomic DNA includes:
- the P2RY13 gene encoding P2Y purinoceptor 13 codes for MNATTVKGLNGSERCPRDTRMTQLVFPVLYTSIFCMGILMNTLALWVFIHIPSSSTFIVYLKNTLVADLIMTFMLPFKILSDLNPGLWQLRGFVCRFSAVVFYETMYVGIMLLGLIAFDRFLKIIRPFGKFFVQKPAFAKAISALIWLLLFLISLPNMILSNKEATPLSVKKCASLKSSAGLVWHQVVSDISQFIFWAVFVLMLLFYVVIAKKVYDSYRKSKSQHSRSKKKLEGKVFVVVAVFFVCFAPLHFAKVPYTHSQINNKTDCRLQHQLFIAKETTLFLAATNICMDPLIYVFLCKKFMERLPGMSRRKTTASSQENHSTQTYNPK; via the coding sequence ATGAACGCCACCACGGTGAAGGGCCTCAACGGATCTGAGCGGTGCCCCAGAGACACACGGATGACACAGCTGGTGTTCCCCGTCCTCTACACTAGCATTTTCTGCATGGGCATCCTGATGAACACTCTGGCCCTGTGGGTGTTCATTCACATCCCCAGCTCCTCCACCTTCATTGTCTACCTCAAAAACACCTTGGTGGCTGACTTGATAATGACTTTCATGCTTCCGTTCAAAATCCTCTCTGACTTGAACCCTGGACTCTGGCAACTCAGAGGTTTCGTTTGCCGCTTCTCGGCCGTTGTCTTCTATGAGACCATGTATGTGGGCATCATGCTGCTTGGCCTCATTGCCTTTGACAGATTCCTcaagatcatcagacctttcggGAAGTTTTTCGTACAGAAACCTGCTTTTGCAAAAGCTATCTCAGCCCTCATCTGGCTCCTTTTGTTCCTCATCTCCTTGCCAAACATGATCTTAAGTAACAAGGAGGCCACACCGTTATCAGTGAAGAAGTGTGCTTCTCTGAAGAGCTCTGCGGGGCTGGTTTGGCATCAGGTGGTCAGTGACATATCCCAGTTCATCTTCTGGGCTGTTTTTGTTCTCATGCTTCTGTTCTACGTGGTGATTGCGAAAAAAGTATACGATTCTTACAGAAAATCCAAAAGTCAGCACAGCAGAAGCAAGAAAAAGCTGGAAGGTAAAGTGTTTGTCGTGGTGGCTGTGTTCTTTGTGTGTTTTGCCCCACTTCATTTTGCCAAGGTTCCGTACACTCACAGTCAAATCAACAATAAGACTGACTGTCGACTGCAACATCAACTATTCATTGCCAAGGAAACAACTCTCTTTTTGGCAGCCACTAACATTTGTATGGATCCCTTAATATATGTATTCTTATGTAAAAAATTCATGGAAAGACTACCAGGCATGAGTCGGAGAAAGACCACAGCATCCAGCCAAGAAAATCACAGTACTCAGACATATAACCCAAAGTAA